Genomic DNA from Macadamia integrifolia cultivar HAES 741 chromosome 6, SCU_Mint_v3, whole genome shotgun sequence:
ctattttgcatgcttaatcttgtttgctgagtttctttgtcctatctacccaagtcccttgagttaaccctacctagttagttaatttgtaggaaacctagtcacctaggaagcccctacatcatcttggtatcaaagcatggttttgtctaggtttagggtaattaggtatTGCTATCCCTTGcttacatgtcttaccttttggGGTATAGTCTCAGTCACCATCTATCCGTGGTCGAGTCTAAGATAAAAGAGCGACACCATAGATTAGAAGACACCCTTTACTTTCTTAAGTTagcgggaccaaatagcattggacgttattccctccaaaagcatatacttgaaagggagatttctgacctcaagattgagagggctaactacctgtctcaattggagactctgagtagaccttgagtctttggtggcaactaTACCATTGGttgcccatctccttatgtccactcgtagtggtagagcataccagggTATGTCTGACCCCCTTAGCACCACCACCCAGTCTGAGCAACtagctgaattcatgaaagccgttcAAGCCATACAAGAGACACAAGCTGTCCATTTCCAAGCCCTTACCActaagttggctgccctcgagacaagtgcccaaaatcctgatggacggcaaggccgtaacacaactggcactgaacctaggggcagaggccctaaccctgaggaagtaaacgaaaataaccagattgatggttatgaccagataggggataacttccaaggactaaggcgtggtagggatcagggtaggggtcgaggcccaccgccaagacgtcaaacccaatatggagatgatgagggctatgagcaccatgataggggctttgatgtcagacgaatgattaaggtagatgcccctacctacgatggtcagattgatgctaggatccttctggatttGATCAAatagatggataggtacttcgatttctatgatatgccagaggaagtctgctaccgatttgctaagttcaagcttattggagctactcaggacttctggacagtcttagagtaccaggaggaccacctaggacttgagccaatcaccacctgggtagagatgcaagagcgactcaagagggaattttcgcccatcacttataggctccagttgttgaatgagatGAATACCCTGAAACAAGGGAAGTTAactgtgaccgaatacatgagcaagttcaatgaattgaaaattagaagccgtattcgagaggatgttgagcagacactatccagattccttacccGGCTCAACTCcaaaattcagtctcgtatggcaccccacctggtgcgagacgttccccaggccttcaggatagcccttgaggtggaatcctccatgagaacttattctcagaggaagggcttccaagctggggagtcccaatttagaaaaccaacCCAAGGCTCAACTAGATTCCCAAAACGCCCTACTGCACCAcagcgtcaatttgacaacaagggtaaaggaattttgggagaagcacccaagagtagtgggcaacaacagtgcttcaagtgacgtgggtttggtcacttctccagagagtgtcccaataggaatctttatgtaggAGAACAGACCCCTGAAGAAGGTGACTAAGAGGGTTTTCAAGActatgagtatgaggaccatagaccagatgagaccatatcttaTGAGGACACCGAcgaggccggtgacctcaaactcggcattgtgcgttgcatggtctcacaacatAAAGGTAGCGATGATTGGggacgaactaatattttcatcacttacacatgtcatcagggcaagaactgccgcgtcgccatagacagcgggagttgcatgaatgtggtcgccaagagcactgttgctcgaatgggcctcaaacctgaaccccaccccaagccttacaggGTTGTatgggttgatcagtccaccattcccgttaatctgaggtgtttagttcccctacactttgcaggatatgaggatcgagtgtggtgtccTAAAGATGGATGTTTcccacatcattctaggtagaccctggttatatgaccgggatgtcaccaattacgggaagtctaacacctatgtctttgagttcaaagggaaaaaGATCAGACTGACCCCCAGTGCTCCTAGGGAAGctagggttccagaacacaagggaagtacatccaaaccccaccaaaacactcaacattttaaatcaacaacaatttgaaggagagtgtcacgagtcaggggtgatttatgctctagttgccatacagagtaataccgataggtcacgcttattcactgaggctcctagagaagtgcaacccttgttaaggaaattcgagaggttattccctgaggaactacctgatgagttaccgcctatgcgtgacatccagcacgctattgacttagttccaggatcctctctcccgaacttaccccattaccgaatgaatcccaaagaacacgccgaactcaaacgACAAGTAGATGAACTAttgcagaagggattcattagggaaagccttagcccgtgtgctgtacctgcctcactcacgccaaagaaagatggcacctggcgtatgtgtgttgatagtagggtcatcaataagatcaccatcaagtataggtttcctatccctaggcttgatgacatgttggatatgatggccaactcttcgatcttttcgaagattgatctcaagacgaagggtaccaccagattagggttaggcctgaagatgagtggaagacagccttcaagacgaaggatggcctctttgagtggttagtcatgccttttggcttgtcaaatgcacctagcaccttcatgaggataatgaatcaagtgcttcaaccattcattggcaagttccttgtggtttactttgatgacatcctcatctatagtaagaccccgtcttcccacttggatcacttacagaaggttttttcATGTGCttttacaagagaaactctatgtcaacctcaagaagtgcacttTCAtaagtgatcaagtcatcttcttgggatttgttgtgtcagctcagggagtatctgctgaccctgagaaagtgagagcgattgtagagtggcctgagccaactaacattcatgaggtACGAAGTTTTCATGGTTTAACCACTTTCTACAGAATATTCATCTATCAGTTTAgctccattatgtctcctatcaccgattgcatgaaaaaaaaggagtttcaatggactaagagtgctacgaaggcctttaatgagattaaaaagcttatgactgaagctccagtcctgcgcctCCTAGATTTCTCTAAGGTTTTCAAAgtgaattgtgatgcatctggtattgagataggtggtgtcctagaaCAAGAGGGTCACCctattgcctattttagtgagaagcttaatgaagctaggcaacgatattccacatacgacaaggaattctatgcggttgtccaatcattgcgctattggcgacattaccttttactgCAGGAATTCGTGCTATTCTTTGACCACCAAGCTCTCagatacctgagtgcccaaaagaaacttaaccagaggcatgccaagtgggttaagtttctccaagagtacacttttgtactcaagcacagacctggtgtcgagaatactgctgcGGATGCACTAAGCCGGGTGAACATATTCCTCATttgcaccaatgctaggagtcgggctagtgtgctactccaggcAGTGAATGTAGAtgttgtagggttcgagcgagtcaaggaccaataccccacctgtcttgattttagtgagccgttcacttccttcAGTGAATGCAACCCATtcaaccgctcggactacctacttagggagggctttctttttaaaggaagcaagttgtgcattcccaggacttcactctGAGActtcctgatctgggaattaCATGCTGGGGGACCGATTCTTTgggccaggactgaagagggatgttcgAGTTGTGAATCAGTGCAGGACAtgccagaccgccaaacaacaaaagtaaaacacgggtttgtacactcccctacccgttccccattccccttggcaggaccttagcatggacttcgtgcttggtctaccaagaacttcgagaggccatgattttgtttatgtggttgttgaccgcttctcgaagatggcccatttcatcccatgctctaagacctccgatgcatccatagtagccaaacttttctttaatgaggttgtcaagtaccatgggttacccctcaccatagtgtccaaTAGGGATattaagttcactagtcatttttggaggaccctatggcggatgatggtCACGAAGCTCCGTTTCTCCTCCGCTTTCCACCTGCAGACCGATGGACagaccgaggttgtcaataggagcttaggaAATTTATTgtgttgcctcataggagaacaccttaccagttgggatcgagtcttTAGCAAggctgagtttgcatataatagttctaagaaccgtaccactggtctgtccccctttgagatctgttcaaGATACCAACCTcaggcacccatagaccttatcccagtcgtgtctagttctagGACCTCCAAGTCAGCCAAATCTTTTGCTcaacatatacatgatttgcatgcaggtataaggagacagatagcactgagcaatgggcaatacaaatcgaaggcagatgtgcacagaaggctacaggagtttcaagagggcgatatggtgatggtaagaatcaagccacaacgttttgttaggagaaaagcgagcaagctatgctcgtagcacaggtccgttcaaggtactcaagaggatagttgccgttcaaggtactcaagaggatagttgccaatgcgtatgttcttgatctgccagctagcatggagatcagcaatattttcaatgttgaagacctagtcccatatcatggtacctctacctttacccatttctatcctgatgaccttgaagacttccctttgaacattgatgagacttctgagccaagccaaccacttccccccacctcattaccatCTGTGCCTAAAGTCACGAGAAGAACtaaagaagttgaggaaatccttgatgagaggattgtgtccacacacgctagaggttctagagagttcttggtcaagtggcatgAATGTCcgaaaattgacaacacctggatcacaatgcaagaagtccagcaactcaacccagacctacttgagtattacatgagctttaattcatcagaggtgaattcttccaagccagggagagttgatggggacatcaagatgtacagccgaaggaaaaagaagacccaaccttctttgtggttggaggattagaaagaggaagaaaaaaagaaagaagaggaaggctcggtccagccttcccagcgctggatcgagtcctctccttcctttctttgtcaagattgtgtggcccccaccaaatctgatatgttagtagttttatttcctaggattttgtttatttaggtcattgagttaagtaagaaactaaataacattcctatttgtttttttttaggaagcttctttatttctgagattatgttcctagattagcctttttcttttagtaattatcctattatttatgtaaggccattggccacaatgggaatgaatgaagaatattgaaggcaaaacagcccccaaaccccccccccacgatttctctctctcccctctcccttttctcatctctcactctcggtctccctctgtttcacgcctcctctctctctcacggctctctctctcattctccctttctccctttctccctttctcacccttcatccttctcttttctgtttctgtctttcctgttgctgctgccctattgcagaaattgttcaccatcattagaGAATATCTTCATCAAGAAAAGCCCAACTGGGTTGCTGCTGGAACTTCCCCAACAATCGGCACTGCTGTTCTTCATCAAGTAGGTTGGACTGcagctctttattttggaggacttcgacttcttcttttctcctcagaccaggacagcaacaaggtaaataattaaactaaacccctccCACCTCCATTTACCCCTGTTACATGTTGCaacccattaacattgaaaccagcctttGCCTTTTTGCTTATGtctatttttacccattgttttaagacgtCTCGTCACTGTTATGTTTCCAAAAGCCTTTGccgattttctattttagttggctgctaaaggacattgattgtttgcatatcttaaTTGGTGTTTGGATTTATTTGTgttgaacctaacattcgtttgacgtttgttcccttccccatgtccccacttgaagcttaagtaagagtttatgtgtttttccgcctagattgttattgttttttgctaatttgtttattagtctcaatctattttgcatgcttaatcttgtttgctgagtttctttgtcctatctacccaagtcccttgagttaaccatacctagttagttaatttgtaggaaacctagtcacctaagAAGCCCCTACATCACATTCTCCCCGTCGATGTAGTAGGCCAACGGCCAAACCATGTAGGCTTCTGTgttttttgctttcttcttcttcttccttgttcttcttttcttttgatcaTCCTATTTCATATGTTAAAGCCCAAGAAATACCACTTGTGGGTCCAACCCAAACCCTTAAGGCATTAGGGGGAGATGACCCAAGGGTATATTAAGACATATCTAAGGTCCCAGAtaaccgatgtgggactatGACTATATAACACCTAACAtatcaacactccccctcacaTGTAACTTCAGCATACACGTGGATATAcatctctccctctcacatGTAGCTTTGGCATACACGTGGATATACATCTTAACAAGGACAACAAATGGACCTAGACTCTTATTCCATGCTAAATATAGTGGGATAGCCCAAGAAATACCACTTGAGGGTCCAACCGAAAAGCTTAAGCTATTAGGTGAAGATAGTCCGATGGTATATAAAGACACATCTAAGGTCCCAAATAACCGATGTTAGACTATGACTctataactcccaacatctcaGCACTATGGATGTCTTTTAGTAACCATACAAGACTAGTAACCATTACTTCAGGAAATCAAAAATGAATTATGCATGCTTCACTTCATACAGGAACAATGGAACCTGTAGTTTTTTAAAGATTTAACTTTAAAAAGCATGCACTCTTTTTCCCATTAgcacacccccaaaaaaaaatttgaaaaaaaaagatagaaaacaaagaaattgaCATATTATTAGAAAGAAAGGGATAACTTCTTACCAGCCTCATCGAAGTAACAGCCAATTCCAGTGGCAGAAATACCAACAGCATGAGGTTCAAGATACAATATCTGACCAAGAATTCCAGTTTCCCAGAATAACCGAGGATACATCCATGCATTCTTCTCACTCAGAGTTGGCTCAAAACGAGCTACCATACCTAGGCTGAAACAGCCATCACCAGCAATATCCTACATCATAAAACAGATTAGGCCAAGAAAAGAATACTATCAGTTGTTCAACATCACTGGTTTTCTGTTTTTCAGGACAAGATGTTTCCCACAAACTATATCAAAGagaaataacaataaacaaaataagaaaatcagttaagagaaaaaaaaactcacctGGTGGCATGAAAGCCGCTTTGCTACCACTTGACAATCACCTTTAGCAAGTCTATACAGAGGAAGATCCTCAGGGCAACCCTCTGGCTTCTCCCACTCAAACTCAGGCCTCATTGCGCGCTTAAGGTCATTTAAATGATCTTCATTTCTCACAAAGAAATACAAACCCTTCGGCATTCTAGCCACCCTGTGAACAAAGAGAACAGCGTGCACCTCCGAATCCCAAGGAAGCACTCGAAACGGCAAGGACAGCTGTTTCCCCtgcttctctccccctcttgcACCTGAGGGCAGACAATGCAGAAGAATCTGATAgaaagtttctctctccatcacGTGGACTCCATCCATGTCAACTGCACTCCTCCTCTTCCGAACAACTTCCCTCATCGTCAAATCTTTATACGAGCCTTCTGAATACAATGCACTTCCCTGAAACTGATCAACCGAGAACCGACCCCCAGGCGTCAGAGGCTTCTTCACAACTTCCGCAGTTCGATAGATAATATCCCAAACGATATGCTCTTTACTAAGAGAATTAGCCTTCCCTTTCCAATCCAATTCTGAGAATTTCGATATGGCAGAACTCAAACCTTCATAGTCCACAGAAAATTCAGCATTTTTCCCACTAGGGAAGACAACGAGAACGCAATCTGGGTGCTCGAATTCAATCTCGGGCAACCTCCCCTTCACTGGACGAGACGGAATCACAAAACTGGGGAAACGGTCCAGCCCCATAAGCTTCTGCAAATCAGAATAACTCAACCCATCAAGAAGCTTGACATCCCACCCAAGGCCGGCAGCGGCCATGGCAGCAGCGGCGATAGCGTGACCCACGTCATGGTTACAGTACCGAAACGCGCGCTCCCCATACTTCCAGGCCTCTCGCCAGAAAATTGAGGAGAATCCCACCAAGAACGAACCTTCAGGGAagaatttgggtaagaaatcaGATGGGATTGCAGCACGAAGCTCAAGCGAATGCTCCTTCGGGGCGTAATGCGCGACAAAGGGAGAGTCCGAgagagaatcgatggagggaGCTATGACGTAGGCCTCGGTGGGGTGGAGATTACCGCTGCTAGGGTTTACACGGAGAGACCAAGTGGAGTAACCGGTAGTCTTCCAAGCGGAGAGAGCGAGGGAGTCGTAGAAGAACTGAGAAAAGGTCGAAAGGGAGATGGGTTTGGGGGAGGgcagagagaggaagagagaagagtaGAGAGGATCATCGGTGGTGTCTCGTTGTGGAGGGAGGTGTtggagagggagaaggggagAGGAGATGTAGCGGCGGAAAGGCTTCGGTTGGTTGGCCCAGTCGAGGCCGTGAGGACCTCTGGCATATTTATTGAAGGcgtgtttggtttggttgtgGTATTTCAGTACCTGGTTCAATAAGACTtgcttctgctgctgctgttgttgttgcAGTTGGTTCGAGTCTTCTTTAGAATGAATaacagaagaaggagaaggagaagaagaaggagaggaagaggaaacAGACATGGCTATTGTAGACGATGACCTTCTGCTGCGTGTGGCTGTGGTTATGTTACGTCTGAGGAAGAGGGTGGCGGGGAAAGTAAGAGACTGAGGGAAttgacgagagagagagaaccgcgAAGGACGGAATAACATTTTTCGTTCCCCTTTTTGTACTTCGGGAAACTCTGGGGGATCGATGGTGTTTGACGACTTTATTGGTTTTCTCTGGACATCATTTGAATGTTCTAGATGTCGGTTTATTACACAGGACTTCGATAGAACTTCGATACTTTGCCCAGAAACTTGGAGATTTGTTACAATTTAAGGCAAAAGTTTTTGTGCACGACAGTACATGATGTACGGCCACATACAAACCATTGGATAGGAATAATCAATCAATTCAATTGATCTGGATCCAAATTAGATTCTTAAACCTTGGTTTCAGAAAGAATCCTACCAGTCGATACAAAAAGACCACACCACCCCTATCCCATGCACTGAAGATGTTCCTATGCATCCTCCCATTAGCCCATGCTCTGGTGTTGCCTACGCCAGACTGGCAGGTTTTTTATCCCTTTTTAAAACTTGGTTTCAAGTGGGATGAGGTGGGAGGGGGTTCTTGTGCCTATGATTAACTGGTTACTGGCATGGTTTTGAAACCTCAATCGGCCAGCTAGTTCAACCAGCTGGACCAAAACAGGTATGTACAAAACCATACTAAAACATTCAGGGACAAAGAGGAAGCAGCCAACTTTTCAGCTCAATGTGAACCTAGAAACATGATCATAGAGAGGGAAAGAAATTAATCTCAGAAAATTTGCCTGGATAGCAACTAAAGAACACTTGTTAGAGTTTACACTAAACATCAATTGTCAAGTTGAAACGAAAGGCACTGAGAAAATATTACATTGTCAGCTGGGAGTATGTAATTAAATGGTTGGGACATATTTCTCCCAAACAAATGGTGCTGCGTGGTCGATCATGCACCACGGCATCTGGCCCGGAGGTCTTCGATCTTTAATGCATTAGCCTATCAAAAACACCGCAGGGGAACTCCAAAAACCAGGATGAGTGCCCTCGCTTTTGGAACAtctactttctttctttccttcctaaATTTCCCATCATTAGACCATCAGCTGCAGAAAGATACAAATTTGAGTAATTGAGATCGTATAAATGTGATGTTTTCAAATACGGAAtgcagattcagatctgacttGACATAAGACATAAAACACTGGAAGAAAAAGTATGATCTTCAACTCTAATATCATTTTCAACCTGTCAATGGCGGTGCTTTTGTACATTGCAAACATTAAAATGAAGGCAAATATTTCACCAGGTATTCCCACAGCAGATAAGCCTACagaattcaaatatttttaaagTAATATTGGACATAACGGGGATCCTAATCAAAAGCTcaaatattttcatttcttcGCACCAGTGAACTAGAATATGATACCTTTAACAGCCTACAATTTGTCTACAGGATTATTAGTTATTAGAAGAGGGGAATTTGATGACCTTCAGAACTCAGAAGACTGCTGAAAGCAGTTATCATGCTACATGGGACACTACCTGATTTACAATACAATATAAACCACAGATCAATTATATCAATGCATCAAGTATTCCAATTTTTCTCCATTCCATCTCTTACTGTTGGTGCACATCAACATTCCATGAAATAAAATGTCAAGGGATTGGAAAGAGTATACCTCTGTGAAAATTTGGCGAACTTGTTCAAAAACCTCATCTACTGTTCCTACCGCATTTATCTGCAtgcattttttaatccaataTTGGCATATATTGCAACACTGAAATAAATAGTAACAAGCTAATTATACAAAAAGTTATACCGCCAACAAAGCCCAGATAGGATTACAATGAAGTAACCACATTCCACAAATATGACGACACCTATACTCAAATAACATTTTTTAGGGGTGAAGCTAAACCCAAGTCTAAAAATGATTGTAACTGCAACAGCTGGTGCTTTGATTGCACAGACGGAGGAGCAGCTGGAAGAAAACTCAACAAATTCAAATGCATGCAACTTTTGCCTTGTTTCCCATCCCAACATGAATTCTTCTGCGCCAAGTTGCCAATAAAATGTTCAATGAAGGACTTAAAGAATACCTTGCAAACTTTACCCTTCTCAGTGTAGTGTTTGATAACAGGAAGATTTAACGCTGAAAACACTTTTAGCCGTTTCTTGATCGTATCTACATTATCATCAACTCGTCCCTAAGTTCAAAAGAATTAAGTGTCACACTTGATATCGGAGAATGATCAAACCCCTAAGAGATCAGACAACAAATGGCAAAATAGATACTTGAAATATGATATATAACAACCTCATTGCGGCTTAGCACTCGTTTCACCATCTCATATTCTGGACAGTCAAAGAAAAGCACAATGTTTGGTTCCTTACCAATCTGTAACAATCAAAACGAAAATAGCCATCatactttgaagtttgaaagcAATATCATAAAACTAGTACCAGTAACTTGAATAGAAACCAGTATACATATGAAATGCAAGAACTTTGATAAGACCATTTTTAAGACAACCCACCCATGTGTTGGGATAGATTCCCAACATGGAAAACCTGATGGGGATCAAGCTCCAATTGCCAGGCTATTGATAGTGGACATCATGGGTTGGGGTCTCACTCTCTAAATGCTGCAAGTTTGCTAATTACTGTCACAGTAGCTCAGTAGTTGTTTTCCTCTCACTATACTTACACCTCTAAATTCCTTGGTTGGAAATTCAttcttccacaaggttcaaaaGCCTTTCCTGTTCCC
This window encodes:
- the LOC122081329 gene encoding uncharacterized protein LOC122081329 yields the protein MLFRPSRFSLSRQFPQSLTFPATLFLRRNITTATRSRRSSSTIAMSVSSSSPSSSPSPSSVIHSKEDSNQLQQQQQQQKQVLLNQVLKYHNQTKHAFNKYARGPHGLDWANQPKPFRRYISSPLLPLQHLPPQRDTTDDPLYSSLFLSLPSPKPISLSTFSQFFYDSLALSAWKTTGYSTWSLRVNPSSGNLHPTEAYVIAPSIDSLSDSPFVAHYAPKEHSLELRAAIPSDFLPKFFPEGSFLVGFSSIFWREAWKYGERAFRYCNHDVGHAIAAAAMAAAGLGWDVKLLDGLSYSDLQKLMGLDRFPSFVIPSRPVKGRLPEIEFEHPDCVLVVFPSGKNAEFSVDYEGLSSAISKFSELDWKGKANSLSKEHIVWDIIYRTAEVVKKPLTPGGRFSVDQFQGSALYSEGSYKDLTMREVVRKRRSAVDMDGVHVMERETFYQILLHCLPSGARGGEKQGKQLSLPFRVLPWDSEVHAVLFVHRVARMPKGLYFFVRNEDHLNDLKRAMRPEFEWEKPEGCPEDLPLYRLAKGDCQVVAKRLSCHQDIAGDGCFSLGMVARFEPTLSEKNAWMYPRLFWETGILGQILYLEPHAVGISATGIGCYFDEAVHEVLGLSGSEFQSLYHFTVGGPVLDKRIMSLPAYPGPDIDA